The stretch of DNA TAAGTGTACTACAGAATTGCATCCGAGCCCGCCTATGCTTAGGACTAGGGCCCTCCTAGCTCCATTGACCTGCCAACCTTGGGCCCTCCCTGTGAGCTGAAGATAAGCTTCAGCCAACTGATAGACTCCAGTTGCCCCTATAGGGTCTCCTCTTGCCTTAGATCCTCCCTCTGGATTTATGGGGATAGGCCCATTCCTCTTAGCTTCTCCATCCATGAAGAGTTTGTAAGCCTTGCCGCTCTCAGCGAGACCCAACTCCTCCGTAGCTATGTAGCCCATCACACTCGAATACTCCCCTATAATATAGAGATCAGGCTTGAAGTTATTCAGCTTTGAAACAGCTCTATTGAATGCCATTCTGATAGATGGCATCTCTAAGATATATTTCCTATTGTATAACGATATTCTATCGGTAGCCTGCCCGAATGAAGATATTCTAGCGCTCCCATTTGGACCCTCACTCTTCTCTGAAAGTACGATCGCAGCAGCACCGTCTGAGGGACTGGGGACATCCATCATGCTTATCGGCTCAGCTAGTAGAGGTGAGGATAAATAAGCGTCGAGATCTATCTTGAATCTATACTGAGCATGGGGAGTGTCTACAGCATTTTCATGCATTAGGATCGGAAAGTAGGAAAAATCTTCCCTATTTATGCGATATTTCTTCAAATATTCTCTCATAAGTAGAGCATGCAGGGAGTCGAGAGTAGCCCCGTGAAATGCCTCATACTCAGAGTCTATGAGCGTTGATAGAGCTGTATTAGAGTCCTCTAAGGAAGTATAGTCCGTCATCTTCTCAACTCCAACTACTAGAACTCTCTGAGCCTCCCCACTCTTTATCAAAGAATTCGCTATAATGGCTGCGGCAGCTCCAGAAGCATTAGCAGCTTCAACTTTCAATGCGGGCACGCCCTTAAGGTTCAATCTCGATACAACATAGGACCCGAGGTTCTCCTGGCCATTCACAACTCCTGAGAGGGAATTAGCTACCACGACGTAATCTACTGAAACTCCTCCTGCGTCTTCTATAGCCAATATTGATGCTTCA from Candidatus Korarchaeum sp. encodes:
- a CDS encoding thiolase family protein, with translation MTYIIGAGVLKVGDHWDKSLRNLAAEASILAIEDAGGVSVDYVVVANSLSGVVNGQENLGSYVVSRLNLKGVPALKVEAANASGAAAAIIANSLIKSGEAQRVLVVGVEKMTDYTSLEDSNTALSTLIDSEYEAFHGATLDSLHALLMREYLKKYRINREDFSYFPILMHENAVDTPHAQYRFKIDLDAYLSSPLLAEPISMMDVPSPSDGAAAIVLSEKSEGPNGSARISSFGQATDRISLYNRKYILEMPSIRMAFNRAVSKLNNFKPDLYIIGEYSSVMGYIATEELGLAESGKAYKLFMDGEAKRNGPIPINPEGGSKARGDPIGATGVYQLAEAYLQLTGRAQGWQVNGARRALVLSIGGLGCNSVVHLIEGV